The following proteins come from a genomic window of Nitrospira sp.:
- a CDS encoding type III pantothenate kinase, protein MLLAIDIGNTNVVAGIFDGSTLLTHWRLATDPKTTADEYGVLCLSLMARDGRLPAHITGAIISSVVPALTETFESMVETSFGSAPITVSPDMDTGLTLNYSNPKEIGSDRIVNAAAAYEKFHRDLIIVDFGTATTFCAVNRDGEYLGGVIAPGLTISAEALFTRAAKLSKVELARPKTVIGTDTASSIQSGLIFGYAGLVDTLVQRMEREMGRTSYVIATGGLASVIAPEARSIQHLEPFLTLHGLELLYRRARGASLTQWV, encoded by the coding sequence ATGCTCTTAGCGATCGACATCGGGAACACCAACGTGGTCGCAGGGATCTTCGACGGATCAACTCTGCTGACCCATTGGCGGTTGGCGACCGATCCCAAGACCACGGCCGATGAATATGGCGTCCTGTGCCTTAGCCTCATGGCCCGAGACGGGCGCCTTCCAGCGCACATCACCGGCGCGATCATCTCCAGTGTCGTTCCCGCCCTCACGGAGACGTTTGAGTCGATGGTTGAAACCTCCTTTGGCTCCGCCCCGATCACCGTTTCTCCCGATATGGATACGGGTCTCACGCTGAACTACTCGAATCCGAAAGAGATCGGAAGCGACCGTATTGTGAATGCGGCGGCGGCTTATGAGAAGTTTCACCGTGATCTCATCATCGTCGATTTCGGCACCGCGACGACGTTTTGTGCCGTCAACCGAGATGGAGAGTATCTCGGAGGAGTGATCGCACCGGGTCTGACCATTTCCGCGGAGGCGTTGTTTACCAGGGCGGCGAAGTTGAGCAAAGTTGAGCTCGCCCGGCCTAAGACCGTCATTGGAACCGATACCGCCAGCAGTATTCAGTCGGGGCTCATCTTCGGCTATGCCGGTCTCGTGGACACGCTTGTTCAGCGGATGGAAAGGGAGATGGGGCGCACATCCTATGTGATCGCCACGGGTGGATTGGCCTCAGTGATCGCGCCAGAGGCACGATCGATTCAACATCTGGAACCGTTTTTGACTCTTCATGGGCTGGAACTCCTCTATCGCCGTGCCCGCGGCGCGAGTCTGACGCAGTGGGTCTAG
- a CDS encoding biotin--[acetyl-CoA-carboxylase] ligase: MSSFAPLSLDRIRSTLATESLGQIVYLHHDLPSTNTEAAALARAGALHGTVVIAERQSSGYGRHGRAWFSPPGLNIYCSIIVRGMGNNLSLAQWLSWVPLVSALAATEAIQQTAAVSLLLKWPNDLLLHERKVGGILCESSVATINDPVVVIGIGLNVNVPPLSFPEELQPIAASLVEASRQPIDRNRLIAQLLLELEQCLGELRSSGSVRLRQAYMARCATLGRHVRVLFTNDHPIVGIAEALSADGALQVRTVSPHPRSQLMPLVDVRAADVIHLRE, translated from the coding sequence ATGTCGTCCTTCGCCCCACTCAGCCTCGATCGTATTCGCAGCACCCTGGCGACCGAGTCACTTGGGCAGATCGTGTATCTGCACCACGATCTCCCCTCGACCAACACGGAGGCAGCTGCTCTGGCGCGAGCGGGTGCACTGCACGGCACCGTCGTGATTGCTGAACGCCAGTCAAGCGGCTACGGTCGACATGGGCGCGCCTGGTTCTCTCCGCCGGGGTTGAACATCTATTGCTCCATCATTGTACGTGGGATGGGTAACAACCTATCGCTTGCACAATGGTTATCCTGGGTGCCGCTTGTCAGCGCACTTGCCGCTACCGAGGCGATTCAACAGACGGCGGCTGTGTCCCTTTTGCTGAAGTGGCCGAACGACCTGCTTCTCCATGAACGCAAAGTCGGCGGGATTCTCTGCGAGAGCAGCGTGGCCACCATCAATGATCCGGTCGTGGTGATTGGCATTGGCCTCAATGTGAATGTCCCTCCGCTATCTTTCCCCGAAGAATTGCAGCCCATTGCGGCCTCATTAGTGGAAGCCTCGCGACAACCGATCGACCGCAATCGGCTCATTGCGCAACTGCTTCTGGAGCTTGAACAGTGTCTTGGCGAGCTTCGATCTTCTGGATCTGTCCGCTTGCGACAGGCCTATATGGCTCGCTGTGCCACGTTGGGGCGCCACGTTCGTGTCCTGTTCACGAATGATCATCCAATCGTCGGCATCGCAGAGGCCCTTTCTGCCGACGGTGCGCTACAAGTGAGAACGGTGTCGCCGCACCCTCGTTCACAACTGATGCCGCTTGTCGATGTCCGTGCAGCCGATGTCATCCATCTGAGAGAGTAG
- the grpE gene encoding nucleotide exchange factor GrpE has protein sequence MSHDQEQKKPNANTIENLEEASPVMDATGSSVQDELASKTEECTALNDKYLRLAAEFENYKRLIQRDQREQIRFGNEQILKELLPVVDNMERAIKAARTSGGDSSLVQGVELTLKQLSGTLTKFGVQAIEATGQEFDPSAHQAVSYGPSNDVPANNVLDEFQKGYRLHDRILRAAMVSVSSGPANPSEHDSTTH, from the coding sequence ATGAGTCACGATCAAGAACAGAAAAAACCAAACGCCAATACAATCGAGAACTTAGAGGAAGCTTCTCCGGTGATGGACGCAACAGGCTCCTCAGTTCAGGATGAACTGGCCAGTAAGACTGAAGAGTGTACCGCGCTCAATGACAAGTACCTCCGGCTGGCTGCGGAATTTGAAAACTACAAACGGCTGATACAGCGCGACCAGCGTGAGCAGATTCGATTCGGGAATGAACAGATTCTCAAAGAGCTGCTGCCGGTGGTTGATAACATGGAGCGGGCGATCAAAGCAGCTCGCACAAGCGGTGGCGATTCATCGCTCGTGCAGGGTGTGGAACTGACGCTCAAACAACTCTCCGGAACCCTGACTAAGTTCGGCGTGCAGGCGATCGAAGCGACCGGCCAGGAGTTCGATCCAAGCGCCCATCAAGCCGTCTCGTACGGACCATCGAACGACGTGCCCGCCAATAACGTATTGGACGAGTTTCAAAAAGGGTATCGGTTGCATGACCGGATTCTACGAGCGGCCATGGTTAGTGTGTCATCAGGGCCGGCCAATCCAAGCGAACATGACTCAACGACGCATTGA
- the nadC gene encoding carboxylating nicotinate-nucleotide diphosphorylase, with amino-acid sequence MATLPAAEIRRAVRQGLEEDLAQGDATTASIFPSPVPACAEIIAQQLLVVAGMAAAVQTFLMVDPSLRLLVSKRDGDRAKNGESLLQIEGDGRSILQAERVALNFLQHLSGIATVTQRFCHAVRGYPASILDTRKTLPGWRALQKWAVSLGGGVNHRHSLSDGILIKDNHLALLQRTRRPVERACRLALARRSGALPIIVEVESLSEVRQALAGKPDIILLDNMAPDLVQRAVALIKKQALVEVSGGITLKNVRAMAAAGADRISIGALTHSAPAATVSLVMTLTRPSRRRRS; translated from the coding sequence ATGGCCACTCTCCCCGCTGCAGAGATCCGCCGCGCCGTGCGTCAAGGGCTCGAAGAAGATCTGGCTCAGGGAGATGCCACGACCGCATCAATCTTTCCATCTCCGGTGCCGGCTTGTGCCGAGATCATCGCGCAACAGCTGTTGGTTGTGGCAGGCATGGCCGCAGCGGTTCAAACCTTTCTCATGGTCGATCCTTCGCTGCGGTTGTTGGTTTCCAAACGAGATGGCGACCGAGCGAAGAATGGAGAGTCGCTCCTTCAGATCGAGGGTGATGGGCGGTCTATCTTACAGGCCGAGCGGGTGGCCTTGAACTTTCTTCAACATCTGTCCGGGATCGCCACTGTGACGCAACGGTTCTGCCACGCCGTGCGTGGCTACCCCGCCAGTATTCTAGATACCAGAAAAACGCTTCCCGGTTGGCGCGCGCTTCAGAAGTGGGCCGTCTCGCTCGGCGGAGGGGTCAACCATCGACACTCACTGAGTGACGGGATTCTGATCAAAGACAACCATCTGGCCCTTCTTCAACGTACTCGACGACCGGTTGAACGGGCCTGTCGATTGGCACTTGCTCGTCGCTCGGGGGCGCTTCCGATTATTGTCGAGGTAGAATCCCTCTCTGAGGTCCGGCAGGCGCTCGCAGGAAAGCCTGATATTATTCTGCTGGATAACATGGCTCCGGACCTGGTCCAACGTGCCGTAGCTTTGATCAAGAAGCAGGCCCTGGTGGAAGTGTCGGGCGGCATCACACTCAAGAATGTTCGCGCCATGGCAGCCGCCGGCGCCGATCGTATCTCCATTGGAGCGCTCACTCATTCTGCCCCGGCAGCAACAGTCAGCCTTGTCATGACGCTGACTCGGCCTTCACGCCGCCGGCGTTCGTAG